From the Natrarchaeobaculum aegyptiacum genome, one window contains:
- a CDS encoding BCCT family transporter — MTDKDKRGIQEELFHAETDREPGDNNWQGFGFDINPPVFLIAGGLIVLFIILSLAFPDQAGELYQDVRVGVSDYFDWLFILAANIFIIFMIYLAISKYGAIRIGGVDGEKEFSDISWIAMLFSAGMGIGLMFFGVAEPVYHLFDPHLGAEAGTEGAGEVALAVSLFHWGFHPWAIYALVALGLAFFSYNRGLPLTFRSVFYPVLGDRIYGWPGHVIDIFTVFATLFGLVTSLGLGALQINAGLTFVGDEVGAFPAVPDSTWVAVGIIAVVTGLAIISVYLGLDKGIRRLSNLNLTLMMLLLASVFILGPTLFILGALPQGIGAYVGNFFELSFFGNTFDSHYFQGSEFYGPGGEGEGAFLVDWTVFYWAWWISWSPFVGMFIARISKGRTIREFVGGVLLIPVLFSFAWFAAMGATALNFELNGATEGAISGPMFEVGEELAMFAMFDLMPGTVILSAIAIVLVTTFFVTSSDSGSLVLEHLSTGGKHETPVSGRVFWAASEGLVAAALLVAGGDAAVEALQAAAIASGLPFAVILLFMIYAVMQGLQREYEILESDEFNELIEDLEGSDEVVVTTESRELVTEVRSTDDRVTDVDVSD, encoded by the coding sequence ATGACAGATAAAGACAAGCGCGGAATACAGGAAGAACTGTTTCACGCGGAGACCGATCGAGAACCGGGCGACAACAACTGGCAGGGATTCGGGTTCGACATCAATCCACCCGTATTCCTCATCGCAGGGGGGCTGATCGTCCTGTTTATTATCCTCTCGCTCGCGTTTCCGGATCAGGCGGGTGAGCTCTATCAGGACGTCCGAGTCGGAGTATCGGACTACTTCGACTGGTTGTTCATCCTGGCGGCGAATATCTTCATCATTTTCATGATCTATCTCGCCATCAGCAAGTACGGTGCGATCCGGATCGGTGGCGTCGACGGGGAGAAAGAGTTCAGCGATATCTCCTGGATCGCGATGTTGTTCAGTGCCGGGATGGGAATCGGTCTCATGTTCTTCGGCGTCGCCGAACCGGTCTACCACCTCTTCGACCCGCACCTGGGGGCCGAAGCGGGGACCGAAGGTGCCGGAGAGGTTGCGTTGGCGGTGTCGCTGTTCCACTGGGGCTTTCACCCGTGGGCGATCTACGCGCTGGTCGCGCTCGGGCTCGCGTTCTTCTCGTACAACCGCGGGCTGCCACTGACGTTCCGCTCGGTCTTCTACCCGGTGCTGGGCGACAGAATCTACGGCTGGCCGGGACACGTCATCGACATCTTCACCGTTTTCGCGACGCTGTTCGGCCTCGTGACGTCACTCGGCCTCGGGGCGTTACAGATCAACGCTGGCCTGACGTTCGTCGGCGACGAGGTCGGTGCTTTCCCCGCCGTACCGGACTCGACCTGGGTGGCCGTCGGGATCATCGCGGTCGTCACGGGCCTGGCGATCATCTCGGTTTACCTCGGCCTCGACAAGGGCATCCGACGGCTCAGCAACCTGAACCTCACGCTGATGATGCTGCTTCTGGCGTCGGTGTTCATACTCGGCCCGACGCTGTTCATCCTCGGTGCGCTCCCACAGGGAATCGGCGCCTACGTCGGCAACTTCTTCGAACTCTCGTTCTTCGGAAACACGTTCGACTCCCACTACTTCCAGGGTTCGGAGTTCTACGGGCCCGGTGGTGAAGGGGAAGGCGCGTTCCTCGTCGACTGGACGGTGTTCTACTGGGCCTGGTGGATCTCCTGGTCGCCGTTCGTCGGGATGTTCATCGCCCGTATCTCCAAGGGGCGGACGATCCGGGAGTTCGTCGGCGGCGTGCTCCTGATCCCCGTCCTGTTCTCGTTCGCCTGGTTCGCTGCGATGGGCGCCACCGCCCTGAACTTCGAACTGAACGGGGCGACGGAGGGCGCGATCAGCGGTCCGATGTTCGAGGTCGGCGAAGAACTCGCGATGTTCGCGATGTTCGACCTCATGCCGGGAACAGTGATCCTGTCGGCGATCGCGATCGTCCTCGTCACGACGTTCTTCGTGACCTCCTCTGACTCGGGCTCGCTCGTCCTCGAGCACCTGAGCACCGGCGGAAAACACGAGACGCCGGTGAGCGGTCGGGTCTTCTGGGCGGCCTCCGAGGGACTCGTCGCCGCCGCACTGCTAGTTGCCGGGGGTGACGCGGCCGTCGAGGCACTGCAGGCCGCCGCAATCGCCAGCGGCCTCCCGTTCGCGGTGATCTTGCTGTTCATGATCTACGCCGTGATGCAGGGGCTTCAGCGAGAGTACGAGATCCTCGAGTCCGACGAGTTCAACGAACTGATCGAAGATCTGGAGGGAAGCGACGAGGTCGTCGTCACGACGGAGAGCCGCGAACTCGTGACGGAGGTGCGATCGACAGACGACAGGGTTACCGACGTCGACGTGAGCGACTGA
- the ilvA gene encoding threonine ammonia-lyase, with amino-acid sequence MTQDPPVTIDDIEAARDRVEECGVVKRTPFDRSTSLEAMTGADRVVLKCEHLQWTGSFKTRGAYNKIDRCLEARDLDRVVAASAGNHAQGVALAATTLGVESTIVMPKTAPQTKIDATRGYGGTVELVGHDFQEATEYARDLVGEPGVEFVHAFDDPAIVAGQGTLGLEMCEDVPEVDTVVVPIGGGGLISGIATAFADRSPETRVVGVQAAGAETVLDSLDKGAPQTLESVDTIADGIATGGISELTLSIMDHHVDEIVTVTNDEIARAVLVLLERSKQLVEGAGAAAVAAMRSDALEVDGERVVALLCGGNLDMTMLRTILVHALAQRKQILRVRVRIDDRPGKMADISGIIAEYGANIQTVRHDRALEELDVGDAYLIFQVETSGAEHAAQIVDAIESGGYDATVVN; translated from the coding sequence ATGACACAGGATCCTCCCGTGACGATCGACGACATCGAGGCTGCACGGGACCGGGTCGAGGAGTGTGGCGTCGTCAAACGGACGCCGTTCGATCGGAGTACGTCGCTCGAGGCAATGACCGGTGCGGACCGCGTCGTGCTCAAGTGCGAGCACCTCCAGTGGACGGGATCGTTCAAGACCCGCGGCGCGTACAACAAGATCGATCGCTGTCTCGAGGCGCGCGACCTCGACCGGGTCGTCGCGGCGAGCGCGGGTAACCACGCCCAGGGTGTCGCCCTCGCGGCGACGACCCTCGGCGTCGAGTCGACGATCGTCATGCCAAAGACGGCTCCACAGACGAAGATCGACGCCACGCGTGGCTACGGTGGGACGGTCGAACTCGTCGGGCACGACTTTCAGGAAGCCACCGAATACGCACGTGACCTGGTCGGTGAACCCGGCGTCGAGTTCGTCCACGCCTTCGACGACCCGGCGATCGTCGCCGGCCAGGGTACCCTGGGTCTCGAGATGTGCGAGGACGTCCCCGAGGTCGACACCGTCGTCGTTCCGATCGGGGGCGGTGGCCTCATTTCGGGAATCGCGACCGCGTTCGCCGATCGGAGCCCGGAGACCCGGGTCGTCGGCGTCCAGGCAGCGGGTGCCGAAACGGTACTGGACAGTCTCGACAAGGGAGCCCCCCAGACGCTCGAGTCGGTCGACACCATCGCCGACGGTATCGCGACCGGCGGCATCTCCGAGCTAACGCTCTCGATCATGGATCATCACGTCGACGAGATCGTGACGGTAACCAACGACGAGATCGCCCGGGCCGTTCTCGTGTTGCTCGAACGGTCGAAACAGCTCGTCGAAGGAGCCGGTGCAGCCGCGGTCGCAGCGATGCGAAGCGACGCACTCGAGGTCGACGGTGAACGCGTCGTGGCGCTTCTGTGTGGTGGCAATCTCGACATGACGATGCTCCGGACGATACTCGTCCACGCACTGGCCCAGCGCAAGCAGATCCTGCGAGTGCGCGTCCGTATCGACGACCGGCCCGGAAAGATGGCGGACATCTCCGGGATCATCGCCGAATACGGTGCCAATATCCAGACCGTCCGCCACGACCGTGCCCTGGAAGAACTCGACGTCGGCGATGCATATCTCATCTTTCAGGTCGAAACGAGTGGGGCGGAACACGCGGCCCAGATCGTCGACGCGATCGAGAGCGGGGGCTACGACGCCACTGTCGTGAACTGA
- a CDS encoding tetrahydrofolate dehydrogenase/cyclohydrolase catalytic domain-containing protein, producing the protein MTHVIDGNAVADRIRDDVQNCVTALEDEGVTPGLATVLMSDDPASETYVSMKQRACDELGIEGIHRKLEPEASADDLLETVIELDGDPTVHGILLQMPVPDHVDGTNALRHVDPLKDVDGFHPENVGRLVAGDPRYKPCTPHGIQKLLEAADVDTDGSDVVIVGRSEIVGKPIANLLIQKAPGGNATVTVCHSRTNALAEKTRQADIVVAAAGVPELVDGSMIGAGAVVIDVGVNRIDAETEKGYELVGDVEFDSAREKASVITPVPGGVGPMTIAMLLYNTVAAASIQTGVPVDLP; encoded by the coding sequence GTGACCCACGTCATCGACGGCAACGCGGTAGCCGACCGGATACGAGATGACGTCCAGAACTGTGTGACAGCTCTCGAGGACGAAGGCGTGACACCGGGGCTGGCCACGGTGTTGATGAGCGACGATCCGGCCAGCGAGACCTACGTCTCGATGAAACAGAGAGCCTGTGACGAACTCGGCATCGAGGGGATCCACCGCAAACTCGAGCCCGAGGCGTCCGCTGACGACCTGCTCGAGACCGTCATCGAGCTCGACGGGGATCCAACAGTCCACGGCATCCTCCTCCAGATGCCGGTGCCGGACCACGTCGATGGAACGAACGCCCTCCGACACGTCGACCCGCTCAAGGACGTCGACGGGTTCCATCCCGAGAACGTCGGTCGGCTCGTCGCGGGCGACCCGCGGTACAAACCCTGTACGCCCCACGGCATCCAGAAACTACTGGAGGCTGCAGACGTCGACACCGATGGTTCGGACGTGGTGATCGTCGGACGCTCGGAGATCGTCGGCAAGCCGATAGCGAACCTGCTGATACAGAAAGCGCCCGGCGGGAACGCGACGGTGACGGTCTGTCACTCGCGAACGAATGCGCTCGCCGAGAAGACCCGACAGGCCGATATCGTCGTCGCCGCGGCCGGCGTCCCCGAACTCGTCGACGGCTCGATGATCGGTGCGGGCGCGGTCGTGATCGACGTCGGCGTCAACCGAATTGATGCAGAGACTGAGAAGGGGTACGAACTGGTCGGTGACGTCGAGTTCGACAGCGCACGCGAGAAGGCGAGCGTTATCACGCCCGTTCCCGGTGGCGTCGGCCCGATGACCATCGCGATGTTGCTGTACAATACGGTCGCAGCCGCGAGCATCCAGACGGGCGTTCCGGTCGACCTTCCCTGA